In Selenomonadales bacterium, the sequence CTACCTCCTCCGGCAAGACCACCACGGCGCACAAGATCCGCCGCCGCCTGGCGAAAGACGGGGTACAGTGTGTGGTGGTTTCGCTCGATGATTTCTTCCTCGACCGCAACAAGCTCCCGCTGCTGCCGAACGGCAGACCCGATATGAAGCCAAACGGCAACCAGCCGCCGAGAGGTAACGGTTTCGACAAAGACAGACCGAATCACCGTCCCGACATGAAACCGAACGGCAAGCCGCCTCACCGTCCTGATATGCGCCCCGACCACAGACCGCCGCACGGTGGCGACGTCAGACCTCCGCATCACAGACCGCCGATCCACAGATCACACTATCATCCGCCGCATCATCACCACTACCACGGCAGATATCACCTCTATTACGGCATCTTCATTCCGCCCATCATCTACGGTGGCTGCTACTACGACACCATCTATGACAACGATGCCATCATCGAAAGCTTCATCTACATACAACCGTCCAAGCACCCCAACCAATTCCTCTTCCCGCTCCTGCGCGAAAACGGCCACCCCGATGATGCTGTATTCTGCGTAACGTACGACGGCCAAGAAGCATATGAGTACGACCTCAGACACGGCAACGGCGCCTTCTATCGCATCGCCATCGACAAAGAACCAAAAGCGAGAAAATGGAAAGCCGACCCGCCGACAAATCCAAACCCGCCTTACATCACCTGTCTTGATGACTTCCTCTACAAATACCACTTCACCCCGTCGCCGACCGCCCTCTTCGATGGCAAACACCTCTACAAATTCGACGCAGACAACCGCACCTTCACAGAAAACCAGACCATCGAAGGCCTCACCACCACCTACAAGCACGGCGATATCTACCTCATCCACGCCACACCCGACAGTACCCATCCGTATCCGAAATACTACCTCATCCTCCCCGATGCCATCTACGAAACGACGGCAGACCTCACACACGGATACATCGACTTCAACGAACTCAACCACGATACCAAAAAACTGTGGAAGATCATCAAATAACGACCACCTGCACACAAAAAGACCCGAGGATCACACCTCGGGTCTTTTTATACTATTATTCTATTTTACACAAGATCAATCACAAAAAGAGCTTAGCGGAACATCCAAGATCTCCGATGCCATAATAAGCGTATGGAGCGAATACTTGTTCCTTCTGCCGCACTCGATCTGGCTCAGATAATTCGCCGTAATGCCCAGCTCCTGCGCCAACTGAGCCTGCGTATATCCCTTCAGGCGGCGGAAATAAGCAATGTTGCATCCGATCCTACGATACTGCTCACGCACATGCAGTTCTACTGTCTTTTCTTCGCCTGTTTGCAAACTCTACACCTGCCATTCAAAATTTATTAACGGGCACACGATGCATCCAAGCGCACCGTGTGCTCGTTTTATCATGCCTTCTTACTTAGAAGCTGTAACGTACGCCTGCGTTCCACTGCCACGGAGTGCGGATCTCATCGCCGTACGTTTTGATAACATCTGCATAGAGGTTCGTTGCATCGCTCATTTTGTAGTTGAAACCGAAACCGACTTCATACCACGTACCGCCGATCTCATCCGTGATCAACGCAGAGTTGCTGCCAAGACGGAAGGCCGTATCCGCGTCACCGCAGAAATCATGGAGAGCCGATGCTTTCACATAGATCGCGCCTTTATTGCCAAGCTCTTTACCGAGCTCTACGCCGAGACGCGCGACAAGACTGTCGATGGCATCATGTTTTACATTGATACCGTTATTCGTCGTGTAGCTGTCTCCGCCGATATGCATATACGTCATTTTAGCAAGCGGCGTTACGAACCAGCCTTTGCCCATGTCGTTTTTCATACCGTATTCGGCGCTGAGGGACGTACCGTACGTATCATATTCGCCTTTCGTAAGCTGACCTGCCGCATTGATCGAGTAATCACTGCTGATCGAGCCGACTTTGGCAACGATATCTTTGTAGTGACCTCTTTCACCGAGCCACGTACCGTAAGCCGAGAGCGAAGTATTGCTAAGCTCGCCGCTGCCTGCCGCATACATCGTATCGCCTTCCGTATGGCTCACTGCCACACCGTAATGCCAATCGTCTTTGGCTTTGTCATAGCCGATCTGGAACATGTTGTATTCTGTTTCAAAATCACTGCCGCGTTCAAATTCGCCCTGCGTGAAGCGCGTCCATACACCTTGCGCACCTTCGCTGTTTCTGAGCTCACCAAGACGCTGGCTGAACGTCGCATCTTCATC encodes:
- a CDS encoding helix-turn-helix transcriptional regulator, whose protein sequence is MQTGEEKTVELHVREQYRRIGCNIAYFRRLKGYTQAQLAQELGITANYLSQIECGRRNKYSLHTLIMASEILDVPLSSFCD